One window of the Thermoplasmatales archaeon genome contains the following:
- a CDS encoding PQQ-binding-like beta-propeller repeat protein, translated as MKLKKFAYLFIILLICIILYRGGAIDNIPPVTIKSFQGAIYEMDGIEWISNSTIIWLNSTDAGTGVKYLYYEIWADINNDGIIDVMIENRTVNDNSPQDMDSTLKKISVKVIINSECLHKLEFYSADWAGNVEKHGAYLYKEWNYALGFNVVHAPNGCVFGSSPAIANLSGDKKLEIVCGSDEITNFYPEINATARGIWRCFSYNGSILWALDTKTDESRSSPAIFDLDGDGKLDIVGGTTSGWLLEVINYNGTFKWTFPHVTANATGGNYVWHSSPAIGELNESVGGLEIVIGNNPFKNLWCFDGDNSDGIDEGFTLPLNGDGTSPYFPGYPNHIGYEGTDWDVLWVFNTSGNIISTPSIGDVDNDGKNEVIFGSADGKVYILNGSNGLQEWNFTTGGEIYSSPAIADIDVDGYMEILIGSTDGKFYCLQWNGSNGLQEWNFTTGGAIYSSAAVGDINADGFYEIIFGSNDGKLYCLARNGTMLWNFTTGGAIYSSPALALPDAGAFAMEWRMFRGNERRSGLYGGSGRLDIFVTSEDKYLYEIDCNGKLVDKFLTNGRIRTSPAVADVDGDGLLNVLFYDWGRENASNDTFWCLERGVKNVNILRVDVLPPVTNKTVLSEDIYNITKETDIWLNATDAGNCKSGVKYLYYEIWHDSNWDGIVDTMVKNATIYDNTPYDKNPNFGEISVLINLTNGGINEIRWFSVDNVDNKETKHTQKHNVITGMPLLTITKHDSIDPVNPGSYLNYTINVTNTGSENASNVIVTETYDSNVIFISSNPPASSGNNVWNLGTISVGESKIINIRVQVKSPLPNGTILHNYVNVTCLQGAFNQTWENTTVASPSLVITKESLTDFAEAGANISYRIRVKNNGLVSATNVVVRELYDSRVTLVYAFPMPSSGFDTWFIPTLVPSASYEILLKVRVASNVSGGSIIVNYVNVTCSENAYGEAYAYTPVVSEPPYTYKRFNGTVFNVSSYGNYVVHYILSNTTIDLVAIDNGSGVNKTFYRIFKFEDGWKLLFDWREYNGSYPYRPINLSQLGILYGYSPCGKYEIEFYSIDNVGNVEQIRWNDVFVDCFNPYSIIEPIPYLTYSSSIEIRVNASDIGVGIGKVALYYRYSVDNSTWTNWLLYGEKTSNFTWIFNANQSGYYQFYSVAYDLLGLHEPLPNASTIPKAYCKVYRPWDVNSDGRVNAEDIFFVLTHWMQTPSHPQWDERADVNKDGIVDVDDIIEIIKHWIG; from the coding sequence ATGAAATTAAAGAAATTTGCATATTTGTTTATAATATTGTTAATCTGCATAATTTTATACAGAGGGGGGGCGATTGATAATATCCCTCCAGTAACAATAAAAAGTTTTCAGGGAGCAATATATGAAATGGATGGAATTGAATGGATAAGCAATTCAACAATTATATGGCTCAATTCAACAGATGCTGGAACAGGAGTAAAATATTTATACTATGAAATATGGGCGGACATAAACAATGATGGAATAATAGATGTAATGATAGAAAACAGGACAGTAAATGATAACTCACCTCAGGATATGGACAGCACTCTCAAAAAAATATCTGTAAAAGTAATAATAAATAGTGAATGCCTGCATAAACTCGAATTTTACTCTGCTGATTGGGCGGGAAATGTTGAAAAGCATGGCGCTTACTTATATAAAGAATGGAACTATGCCTTAGGGTTTAATGTTGTTCATGCACCAAATGGATGTGTGTTTGGCTCATCTCCTGCAATTGCAAATTTATCAGGAGATAAAAAGCTTGAAATAGTATGTGGAAGCGATGAAATAACTAATTTTTATCCAGAAATAAATGCTACTGCGAGAGGAATATGGAGATGTTTTAGTTACAATGGAAGCATATTATGGGCTCTTGATACAAAAACAGATGAATCAAGGAGCTCGCCTGCTATTTTTGATTTGGATGGCGACGGAAAGTTAGATATTGTTGGAGGCACAACAAGCGGGTGGCTTCTTGAAGTAATCAATTATAATGGAACATTTAAATGGACATTCCCTCATGTAACCGCAAATGCAACAGGTGGAAATTATGTATGGCATTCTTCTCCAGCAATAGGTGAGTTAAATGAAAGTGTTGGTGGATTGGAAATTGTAATAGGAAACAATCCATTTAAAAATTTGTGGTGCTTTGATGGAGATAACAGCGATGGAATTGATGAAGGATTTACCTTGCCTCTTAATGGAGATGGCACTTCTCCCTATTTCCCAGGTTATCCAAATCACATTGGTTATGAAGGAACTGATTGGGATGTTCTATGGGTTTTCAATACTTCTGGAAATATTATATCAACTCCTTCAATTGGAGATGTAGATAATGATGGAAAAAATGAAGTAATCTTTGGCTCTGCTGATGGAAAAGTTTATATATTAAATGGCTCAAATGGCTTGCAGGAATGGAATTTTACAACAGGAGGAGAAATTTATTCATCTCCCGCCATTGCGGACATTGATGTAGATGGCTATATGGAAATTTTAATCGGCTCTACAGATGGAAAATTTTATTGCCTGCAATGGAATGGCTCAAATGGCTTGCAGGAATGGAATTTTACAACAGGAGGAGCAATTTATTCATCAGCAGCTGTCGGAGACATAAACGCAGATGGTTTTTATGAAATAATATTTGGCTCGAATGATGGCAAACTTTATTGCTTAGCAAGGAATGGGACAATGCTGTGGAATTTTACAACAGGAGGAGCAATTTATTCATCTCCCGCCCTCGCCTTGCCGGATGCGGGCGCATTTGCTATGGAATGGCGGATGTTCAGGGGAAATGAGAGGAGGAGCGGGTTGTATGGGGGCTCTGGGAGGCTTGATATATTTGTTACATCCGAGGATAAATATCTGTATGAGATTGACTGCAATGGAAAACTTGTTGATAAATTTTTGACAAACGGGAGAATAAGAACTTCTCCAGCGGTTGCGGATGTGGATGGAGATGGTCTGCTTAATGTGCTATTTTATGACTGGGGGAGAGAAAATGCGAGCAATGATACCTTTTGGTGCTTGGAAAGAGGGGTTAAGAATGTTAATATTTTAAGAGTAGATGTTTTGCCTCCTGTTACAAACAAAACAGTTCTAAGTGAAGATATTTATAATATAACAAAAGAAACTGATATATGGCTGAATGCAACTGATGCGGGAAATTGTAAATCTGGAGTTAAATATCTTTATTATGAAATATGGCATGATAGCAACTGGGATGGGATAGTGGATACGATGGTAAAAAATGCGACAATTTATGATAATACTCCGTATGATAAAAACCCGAATTTTGGAGAAATATCTGTTTTGATAAATCTAACAAATGGTGGAATAAATGAGATAAGATGGTTCTCAGTGGATAATGTTGATAATAAGGAGACAAAGCATACTCAAAAGCACAATGTTATAACAGGTATGCCATTGCTTACAATAACAAAGCATGATAGCATTGATCCAGTAAATCCAGGAAGCTATTTGAATTACACAATAAATGTAACAAATACAGGAAGTGAGAACGCAAGCAATGTAATTGTTACTGAAACATATGATAGCAATGTTATTTTCATTTCATCAAATCCTCCAGCAAGCTCTGGAAATAATGTATGGAATTTGGGAACAATAAGCGTAGGAGAAAGCAAAATAATAAACATAAGAGTTCAGGTTAAAAGCCCGTTGCCAAATGGAACAATACTGCATAACTATGTAAATGTAACATGCTTGCAAGGAGCATTTAATCAAACATGGGAAAATACAACAGTTGCATCTCCCTCACTTGTTATAACAAAAGAGAGCCTAACTGATTTTGCTGAGGCGGGGGCAAATATTTCATATAGAATAAGAGTAAAGAATAACGGGCTGGTGAGTGCGACAAATGTAGTTGTAAGAGAATTATATGATAGCAGGGTAACGCTAGTATATGCATTTCCTATGCCCTCCTCTGGCTTTGATACATGGTTTATACCAACTCTTGTGCCCTCTGCATCCTATGAAATTTTGTTGAAGGTGAGGGTTGCGAGTAATGTAAGCGGTGGTTCAATTATCGTAAATTATGTAAATGTAACATGCTCGGAAAATGCGTATGGAGAGGCTTATGCATACACACCTGTTGTTTCAGAGCCACCCTATACTTACAAAAGATTTAATGGCACTGTTTTTAATGTTTCAAGTTATGGAAACTATGTTGTGCATTACATTCTTTCAAATACAACCATAGATTTAGTAGCAATTGATAATGGTTCTGGAGTCAATAAAACATTTTATAGAATATTTAAATTTGAGGATGGATGGAAATTGCTTTTTGACTGGAGAGAATATAATGGCTCATATCCATATCGCCCGATAAATCTCTCGCAACTCGGCATCTTGTATGGCTATTCTCCATGTGGAAAATATGAAATTGAATTTTACAGCATTGATAATGTTGGAAATGTTGAACAAATAAGATGGAATGATGTTTTTGTTGATTGCTTCAATCCTTATTCAATTATTGAGCCAATTCCTTATCTAACATATTCTTCAAGTATAGAAATAAGAGTTAATGCAAGTGATATAGGTGTTGGGATAGGAAAGGTTGCTTTGTATTATAGATATAGCGTAGATAATTCAACTTGGACAAACTGGCTTTTATATGGAGAAAAAACGAGCAACTTTACATGGATTTTCAATGCAAATCAGAGTGGCTATTATCAATTCTATTCAGTTGCTTATGATTTACTTGGATTGCATGAGCCATTGCCAAATGCAAGCACAATTCCAAAAGCATATTGCAAGGTATATAGACCATGGGATGTTAATTCAGATGGAAGGGTAAATGCGGAAGATATTTTCTTTGTCCTCACTCACTGGATGCAGACGCCAAGCCATCCGCAATGGGATGAAAGAGCGGATGTAAATAAGGATGGTATCGTTGATGTTGATGATATTATAGAGATAATAAAGCACTGGATTGGTTAA